ACCAGCTCGTGCGGCTCGCCGAACCAGGTGATCACGAACTCGTCGCGATCCCGAGTCGAGGAAACGTAGAGCAGGGAGCGCTGCAGCAGGGCCTCGCCCTCATGTCCCGGCCGCGCACCCACGCCAGGCCGAGCAATACCCGTGGGTCGAGCCCGCTTCCCGGAAGGGTTCGTGAAGTTCGCGCCCATGAGCACGCCGACAGCGTAGATGAGTCTCTGCGCGGTCGTGCGGTGGTCCAAGGTGATGACCGACCAGACGGCCCGCCGATACGAGAGCCCGAGACGCACCGAAAACTGGTTGACCAGACCAACTAGACCACCCACAATAGGTCGCATGGAAATTGTCAATGTGCAGGCGGCGAAGACCCACCTTTCCCGACTCATCACACGCGCCCAACAGGGAGAGGAGATCACCGTGGCCAGATCCGGCCATCCCGTCGTGCGGCTCACGCCGATCGATCCGGTCGGGGAACGCACCTTCGACACTCTCCCGATCGACCTGCCCGACTCCTTCTTCTTCGACGAGCTTCCGGAGGAGGAACTCGCGGCATGGGAGTGACGTACCTGCTGGATACGCACACGTTCGTCTGGCTGCTCGGCGCGTCACGGCGGATTCCCTCCACACTTCGGGCCGAACTGGCAGACCGGAACACCCGCCTCCTCGTGTCCGCGGTCTCCGCCATGGAGGTCGCAACCAAGGTGCGCCTAGGCAAGTTCGACGAGGCCGAGCCGCTGCTCGC
The window above is part of the Pseudactinotalea sp. HY158 genome. Proteins encoded here:
- a CDS encoding type II toxin-antitoxin system Phd/YefM family antitoxin, producing the protein MEIVNVQAAKTHLSRLITRAQQGEEITVARSGHPVVRLTPIDPVGERTFDTLPIDLPDSFFFDELPEEELAAWE